Genomic window (Candidatus Bathyarchaeia archaeon):
ACTCCAAAATGCTTTCGAAGGCGTTCTCGAACTTCGGCCTGCAAACTTGGTTGTATGTTTCCTTGTTGTGGGCGTTTAGGCTTACACTTACCTTGTCCACGCCAGCCATTTTCAACTCCTCGACGACGTTTCGCCCCCTGTTGATGAGTAAGCCTTGCCCGTTGGTGTCAACCCTTAACTTCACGATTTTTCCATAATGCCTTTTTACCCATTTGCTGACCTCTAACACGCAGTCCAGCCTTTCCATGGGCTCGCCGAACCCGCAGAAAACGATTTCCCGCCAATTCCTCTTGTTTATGACATTTTCAAGTTCGGCAATTACCTCGGCGTTGGATGGCTCTTTTTCAAGTTTTAGGTTGAAGCCTCCAACACCCCTCGAGAAGTTTTTTAGGCAAAAGTAGCAGTTGTTTGGGCATCGGTTAGTTATGTTTAGGTAGAGGTTTTCTCCAAGCCAGTATATCACGCTGGATTGTCCCTTGAAAGCCATCCGCCAACCAGCCAGATGTCAAGGTTCAAGTAAACATTGGGCAGCCTTGAAATTTAGCCTTTGGTTTATATGCCTTTACATGCTAGAATAAGCTTAAATGCTGAAAAGCTTCTAGGTTCTGTTATTTACGGGGGAAGCCGTTTGACGAAGTATATTTTCGTCACGGGCGGCGTTTTAAGCTCCGTAGGCAAGGGCATCGTAACATCCTCTATTGGAAAGATGCTTCAGGCTAGAGGCTTCAAGGTTACAGCTATAAAAATTGATCCGTATGTGAATGTTGATGCTGGAACAATGAACCCCTACATGCACGGCGAGGTTTATGTGACGGAGGATGGAGGGGAAACGGATCTTGACCTCGGCTGGTATGAACGTTTCCTCGACTTGAATTTGAAAAGGGAAAACAACATCACAACAGGGCTGGTTTACAAGGCTGTCATCGAGAAGGAGCGGCGTGGAGACTTTTTGGGGAGATGCGTCCAAATTGTTCCCCACATAACAAATGAGATTAAGAGCCGCATAAAGGGGATGGCGGCAGACTCAGACGTTGACGTTGTCTTAACCGAGGTTGGCGGAACCGTCGGCGACATTGAAGGACTACCGTTTCTTGAGGCTATCAGGCAAATGCGCTTGGAAGAGGGATACGAGAACACTTTGTATGTGCATGTAGCCCTTGTCCCAATATTGGATGTCACAAAGGAAATGAAGACGAAGCCCCTTCAGCACAGCGTGAACGAGCTTCGCCGTATAGGCATTCAGCCAGACATAATCGTTGCCCGATGCTCGCAAATGATAGACTCGGAGGCATTGAGAAAAATAGCCCTATTCGGCACAATACCTGAAAACGCAGTTTTCTGCTCCTACAATGTTGAATCCATTTATCAGGTTCCGCTCATCCTCGACGAGCAGGGAATGGGCGACTTCATATGTAGAAGGCTTAAACTTCCGGAGCGCAGACCGGACTATGCTGACTGGAAAAAGTTTGTTGAAGCCATACTTAACCCGGAACATGAAGTCAAAATAGCGCTTGTCGGCAAGTACGCTGGCTTAGTGGACAGCTACGTAAGCATGAACGAGGCGCTGCGGCATGCTGGGGCAGCATGCAGAACAAGAGTTCACATTCACTATATTGAGGCTGAAACCTTCGAGAAAAACCCGGAAAAAATTGGAATGCTAGGGGTTTTTGATGGGATTTTCGTCCCCTATGGTTTTGGTTCAAGAGGGGCTGAAGGAAAAATTGCAGCCATAAAGTTTGCAAGAGAAAATAACATACCCTTTCTTGGAATATGCTTCGGCTTTCAGTTGGCTGTTGTAGAATACGCCCGCAACGTATGCGGTTTAGAGGGGGCGAACAGCACCGAAATCAACCCCAACACGCCACATCCAGTTATCGACCTAATGCCAGAGCAAAGGGGCATAGAACTAAAAGGAGCTACAATGCGATTAGGCGCCCACAAGATAGTCATAAAACCGGGCACTCTGGCCCATAGGCTCTACGGAAGCGAAGAAATCCTCGAACGCCACCGTCATAGATTCGAGGTGAACATGGAATATGTGGAAAAACTTGAGAGGGAGGGCTTGGTGTTTTCGGGTAGAAGCCCCGACGGCAGAAGGATGGAAATCTTGGAGTTGCCAGGCCACTACTTCTTTTTTGCATCCCAGTTCCATGGCGAATTCAAAAGCCGACCTGGAAGGCCTGATCCGGAATACTATGGCTTTGTTAAGGCCTGTCTAGACCGCAAGCTTGGGAAGCCCAAGCCGGAATTTTAACATCACAAGCCTATCCCAGCGGCTATTTCCTTCAGTGCATTTAAGGCTATTTCAAAAAACTTCTCCCGTGGGATGCCTATTTCCTCGCATAGGAGAATTCGATCCCTCTCCGCGCCCCTTGCAAAATCCTTGTCCTTGAACTTTTTGGCCACTGTTTCCACCTTCACTTCTGCCAGTTTCTTTGATGGCATGACAAGGGCGCATGCCACCAGCAAGCCTGAAATGGCGTCGCTGGCGATCAACGCCTTTTCCATTCTGCTTTTCGGTTCAACACCCGTATGTTTGAAGTTGTGAGCCTTTATAGCCCTCAAAAGTTCTTCTGGTAGTGCCTCCTTAAGAATTTGCTCGGCTACTAGGCTATGTTTTTCCGGCGTAGCCTCGGTCTCCTCGTAGTCAATGTCGTGGATTAAGCCCACCAAACCCCACCTCTCCTCGTCCTCCCCGAAGTGTCTCGCTAAACCCCGCATTATGGCTTCGACGGCAAGCATGTGATAGAAAATATTCCTCTTCGAAACATGCCTCTTGACGAGGGCTAGGGCTTCTTCTCTAGTCAGCATGGGCGACGCCATAAGCCTTTTTCATTAGGGCTTAACCATTTAAGCCTTTTCGAATCGGATACGTTGAAGAGAGTGGAAACGGGTAAAACATATAACCGGCCGGAGGACTTTCTGGGTCAATATAGGATGCAGTGGGCATGGTTTCCACTAAGCCTACGATAACATGGAAAACCGTGATCCTGCCATTAATAGGCATAATTGCCTTTCTCGTATACCTATACCTTTTCCAAGTGGACATACCGGAAATTATTGCAACCATTCAAGCTGCTGACGCCTTGATTTACTCTATAGCAGCCCTGCTGATTTTTGTTGACACCCTCCTTTATGCCATGGCATGGCGCACCCTTCTGACTCATTTGTCCGTGAAACTTTCAGTTTTGAGGTCTTACCTATACGTTTGGTATGGAACATTCATGGACCTGATTATTCCAGCCGAATCTATAAGCGGGGAGATTTCAAGAGCCTATCTGATTATGAGGGAACAGGGCAACGATGTAGGCGGTAAAGTGGTGGCCTCCCTAGTGGCTCACAGGCTTATAAGCATGAGTGTTGGCTTAACAACCCTCGTGGTCGGTGTTGGCCTCCTCCTAGCAGAGGCAGGCTTGGACAGTCTTGTTTTCAATTTAAGTCTATTCTTAGCCGGGATAACAGCGTTTTTCCTAGCCTTAATCCTACTGTTATGCGTCAAAAAGGAATGGACCCTGAAGGTGATCCATCAAATTCTAGGGTTTGCCGAACGTGTAAGCAGGGGACGATGGAAACTTGAAAAGTTTAAAGAGGACGTTGCCAAAGCTGCTGAGATGTTCCACGACTCTATGAAGGAGTTTAGGCATTCCCCAAGAATTATAGCGGCATCCACCCTCCTGTCCAGCCTCTCATGGCTTTTTTGTCTAGCCATTTCGTACATGGTTTTCTTGGCCATAAAGTTTCCAGCGGGTTTCCGCTTGTGGAGCATAATTCTCGTAACTCAGTCTATAGTGAATGCTGTGAGGTCCATTCCGGTGGGTGTCCCCTTCGAGGTTGGCTTGCCAGAAATAACCATGACTACGCTATACGCTGTTCTAGGGGTGCCCTTGCAGGTGAGTGCAACCGTAACGATATTGACGAGGCTTTTAACAGTGTGGCTGCGGTTTTTTGTCGGCTTTATCGTCCAGCAGTGGGTTGAAGTTCAAGCCGTGAAGGCTTCTCTGAAAAATGTTGAGGGGAAAGGCTAAATTTTCGCAGTAGGACACTTGAAGATTGGGGTTTATGCCAATAACAATAGAAGACGCTTCAATCAAACATTTGGATAGGCTTTACGAGATTGAAATGGAGTGCTTTAAGAAGGAGGCTTTCACAAGGCAGCAAATAGCCCGGCTGCTTCAAAACAGCAACTCCATAAGCCTAGTTGCGAAGGAAAATGGAAACATAATAGGGTTTATTATAGGCGCATTATCCATGGAAAACGGGAACCTCGTCGGACACATTTTAACCATAGATGTTGCTCCAAGCCACCGTCGAAAGGGGGTTGGGATAAGGCTTCTCCAAGAGATTGAAAAGATCTTTAAGAGTAGACAAGTGAAAATTTGCCGCCTTGAAGCCAGGGAAGACAACATAGCCGCCCTGAACCTATACCAAAAACTTGGGTACAAAAGGGTTGGCAAATTGAAATATTACTATGGGAATGCTCACGGGATTCTTCTCGAGAAAACCTTACTATAGGTCGAGAAGCCTAAGCCTTGTTTTCTCGTCGAAAAACCTTTTCAAGTTCACGTCTAAAGCCTCGATTATTGCGAGTTCCGCTGTGGCGCCAACGAGGGAACCTTGCATCAAATGGCCGCCGAAGGCTTCGCCCTTCTCGTTTGTGGCAACTATATGCGCATGGATCACCATCTCGCCCTTCTCGTCAAGGGCTATGTTTCCGATGCACGAGACTATTTCTAGGGGACCATCCAAGCGGATTACTTTGTACTCGCCCTCCCTATAGTAGCCCAGCGTCGCTCTTTCCAGGCTTCCGATAGCGAAAAGCAATCCAGCCCTAACTCCGCTTTTCTCGGCTCTTTCTTTGATCGCTTCAATCAAGTCTTCACCAGTACCTAGTCTATAGAAGATTATCCGCCCAACCCTGCCCTCAACCATTTTCAATCACCGGATTTAGTTTTAACTTTTGTTCATTGTATTTTAAGCTTCTGAAAGGATTGCAAAACGTAAACTCTAAATGCTGCCGGACATAAAATATAATTGTGGTTGGTTTGAAGAGGAAGAATGAAAAGCACAGGTTTGGAAAAGCTATAATAGTTCTTTTGAGGAACACCACATGGCGTTGTGGAAAACTTGAACGTTTGATAGTTGAGCATCTTCTCCGTAGGAAAAGTGTTGGGTTTAGGTCTGAAATCTCCCTGAATGAGATGCTGCAAAGCTTTAACGTGACGGGGAAGAAAAGGAACGAGTTTTTGGATGCGTTGAAGAGGTTGGAGAGAAGAAATATCGTGAGAATTCTGAGGTTATAGGTTAGCTGATTCCGCCATTACTTTTCTAGAAGTCCCTTTGCCTCTTCAATCCATTTCTTGGTGATTTTTGGCGAAATCTTGAGTTTGGAGGCTAATTCCTCCGCGGAGGCTTTTGCCAGATCCTCAAGACTTATTATGCCTAAGGCTTTGAGTTGCTCAGCCCTCTTAGCGCCTATACCCTTCACGTCTGTTAGGTCCAGCGTTTTTGTTGGAGCTGCTTCTATGGGCTTCTCCTGGGCCGTTATGGTGGTTGTTGGTGGAGTTGCAAGCATCGCGGTTGGAGATGTTTCAAGGGTTGTGGTTTTCGCTGTTTTTGGTCTTTGGGTGTACCCCATTCCCGCGAAGAAAAGCCCTAGAACAGCCGTTGTGATTATCCAGAGCTCCCGATATTCCACGCTGTGGAGACAGACTATTCCAGTTATTATAAAGAATATTATTGCAACCGTGTATAAGGCATAGTCTGATCGCATTCCACCTTCTCCCTAGCCACCTAGATTTTTGCGAAATTGCTTAAATAATTTTTGCAAAGTTGTAAAAAGATGGGTGTTCTAGGTTTTATAGGATTTGAGAAGCTCTTCTTCCGAGGGCGGCTGCCTTATTAATCCCGCCTTCATTAGAGCTTCTAGGCTTTCTCTGGCATTCTTGATTATTGCAACAGCCCTTTCGTAGAGTTCTTGCCTACTGAGTTTTATTCTGGCTACTCCTTGTTCAATGGATTTGAGGGCGCATGCCACGGCTTCCCGTGGGAAAACCTCCCACTCCTCCATTCGTGGCAGAATGTCATCTTCATGTATGCCCCTCTCCTCGGCGAATTTAGCCAATTCCTCTGCGGCTGCAATGCACATGTCATCCGTAACTGTTTTCGCCCTCACGTCTAGTACGCCCCTGAAGATTGCTGGAAAACCTAAGCTGTTGTTGACTTGGTTTGGGAAGTCGCTTCTTCCGGTGGCCACTATGCGGGCTCCAGCCTCTTTAGCCTCCCAAGGCCAGATTTCGGGTATTGGGTTTGCACAGGCAAAGACTATGGCGTTGTCAGCCATGGAGGCCACCCACCCCTTCTTTATTGTGCCCGGTCCGGGTTTAGATGCGGCGACAACGGCGTCCACGCCCTTGAAGGCTTTGGATATGTCGCCTGTTCTGCCCTCTGCGTTTGTTATTTGGGCTAGCTCGTATTTCCATGGGTCTGCCTCCTTTGAGAGGTCTTCCCTTCCAGCGTGGATTATGCCTTTAGTGTCAACCATTATGATGTTTCCGGGCTTTACCCCCCATCTTATTAGGACGTAGGCTGTTCGAATGTTGGCTGCTCCGGCGCCTATAAGGGTTATTAGGCTTTCCTTCGGGTTTTTGCCAACTATTTTGAAGGCGTTTATTAAGCCCGCCAATATGACGGTGGCTGTTCCCTGTTGGTCATCATGCCAAACAGGTATCTGCAGTCTTTTACGGGCCTCTTCCAAAACGTAGAAGCACTTCGGCTTTTCAATGTCCTCGAGGTTTATTCCGCCGAAGGATGGTTCTAGAAGCTCGCATGCCCTAACAATTTCGTCTGGATCCTTAGTTTTTAGGCATATTGGAAAGGCGTCAACGCCGCCGAGATACTTGAAGAGGAGGGCTTTCCCCTCCATAACGGGCATGGCGGCTTCTGGACCTATGTCGCCTAAACCTAGAACTCGGGTTCCATCTGAAACAACCGCCACATAGTTCCAACGGTTTGTTAACTCGAAAACTTTTTCCGGGTTTGCCTGTATTTCCCGGCATGGAGCTGCAACGCCGGGCGTATACCATATGGCGAAGTCCTCATAGCTTCTTATTGCGCATTTTGGCATAACTTGAACCTTACCCTCATAGAACTTGTGCATGGGCGGGGCAAGTTGGGACGGTTTTTTCGCTTTGGCGAGAAGCTCTTCAACCGTTGGTTTTCTCTCCTCTTTTCCAGTTGAACACATACGATTTTACTCCTCCATTCACTTTGGAGATTTGTTGTCTCGCATACTAGAGCTTTAAGGGTTGCGGTGAGCAGCAGCAAAAGAGTTCAAACCACTCTTGTTTTAAATTCCGAGTTAAATTCTGAATAACAGACTTCAAAAATCAGTATTCGCCCTTCACAAGCCATTTTAAAGAGCCTTTTCGGTATTAACGAGTGAAAACAGCATGCAAACTCTGAAACCGAAAACCGCTTTAACGCCGTCCAAAAGGGTGTCAAAATGCCGAAAATCTACGGACTAAGCGCTCTGGTGATGGTTAGCTTAGTGCTGTTTTACGTTTTTCAGGGCTACTATCCAGACCTTATGTACTTCTTCTCCAACGCCTTTCCACCAGTGATCTCCGGCATAGCTGTGGTTGTCTCAGGTTTTTCATTGGAGAGGTATTGGCGCAAAGCCAAGGGCCCCTTCTCAAAAGTTTGGCTCCTCTTCACAGCGGGGCTTTTTCTTTGGTTTATGGGCGAAGCTGTCTGGGCTGGCTACACGCTGGTTTTGGGCGTTGAGGTCCCTTATCCTTCAGCTGCTGACGTCTTTTGCTTGCCGGCTACATCCCCTTCTTCATCGCCCTATACCTTTACGTCAAGATTTTCGGCAGTGCATTGACAAGGAAAACCTTAGCCGCATCCATGGCTGCCACTGCTATCTTAACAGTCATCGTTACGGGTGTGCTGCTCGCCCCTCTATTAGGATCCGGGGAAGATTTGGCAATGTTGGTTTTCAACTTTGCATATCCTCTCTTTGACCTTGCACTGTTCGCCGTAGCCCATTTGGGTCTCATCATTTTCTGGAAGGGAAAACTTGGAAGAACTTGGCTTTTCATTAACGTAGCCATAGTCATGTATGTGTGTGCGGACATTCTTTTCAGCTATGCAACGGCGAAAGGCACATATTACTGTGGACACATGCTTGAGCTTCTATACCATTTCGGCTACATGCTCTTCGCTTTAGCGTTCTATCTCCACACAAAAGAGCTTTGAGGGCTTGCCATGAGCAAGGAGAAAAACGCGTTCGAGAAGGCGTTAACCGAGGCTGTTGACGAAGGCTTACTCATGCTTGGAGAGAGTGGAAGAGAGGTGGTTTACTTTCGCCTCCGCCACTCCTACGCCATGGACAAGGAGGACGTGCCAACTCATCCAGAAATCTTCATTAAATGTTTGCAGGGCATTTTCGGCGGGGGAGCAAAAGCCCTTGAAAAGGCAATAATAAAGATTTTGTATCGCAAGCTAGGATTGATTTACGTGGAAAAGAAAAACTTCGATTTCCTAGAATGTCTAAATGAGGCAAGGAGGCAATCGAATCTCCAGAATCATCAAGTGTCAGACAAGGGTGTATTTTAGTATCTTCTTTGACGGAATCCGCCTCTCCTTTCTCGCCCGCCGAAGTCTCTGCCGCCTCTCCCACGGAAAGGGCGTCTTTGCTGTTCGTAAACCTTTGAGGACAAGTTGTTTTGGGTGTTTACCTCGCATGCCAACGCTTCTTTTGCGATTTCCAGTGTGCCGTATCTGCCCACGTTTAGGCGCATACTCCCCTTAAATAGGGTTACGTAGCCGTTTCCTATGGTTATGGTTTCGCCTTCCCTGACTTTTTCTATGTTGTCGTCCCAGAGGGTTAGGTATATGCATCCTGTTTCATCTCCAATCAACGCGTCGCAGACTGTGTGTGGTGCACCATCCCTGCCGGAGGCTACGTTTCTAATCTCGCTTTTGGAAACAACCTTTGCCTTAACATTTACAGCCCTTGAGTTGGGCGTTAACTCGCCTATTTTCACGTCTACGGGTTTTCGGCTTCTGGAGAAACCTTCAATCGCCAAATTCCAATCAACACCTGTGCTGTTTGCCAACAGATATGTCGCCTATTCACTTAAGGCTTTTGGTTAAGTCTTGAGTTTTGGTCCTCTGCCCTCAGCCTCGTATGGAAGCCTCCGCACTCTGAAAACGACAAGTTTATCCTTAAACTCTGCAAGATAAGCCAAAACATAATTCTTGCCCTTCTCTGTTAGGGCGTAAACGGGGATAGATACGCCCAACTGTAATAGTGCTTTTTCACCTATTTCCTCTCGAATGATTTTCGAGGCGCTTGCACAGACGATGTCGGCTTTAGCTATGTGCTTCAAGTCTTCTCCGCCGACACAAGTGTTGCAAACAGAAAAAATGAGGACTTCCGCTTTTTCGCCTGCTTCGAGGTTCCTGATTTCACTTATGGCTCCGGCTTGAAAACCTGCAACGCTTACAGCGACACGCTTGAATCCCAGATTTAAAGCCTTCTTCACGCCTGCAACCTGGTCAATGACTGCTGTTTTCTCGTCCAGAACAAATCCGCCCTCACTTTTAATTCGCTCAATTATTTCCGGAATGGGCGAAGTCCTGATGATGCCCGTCAGGCGGGCGCCTATGGCTTGAACAAGACGTCCATTGGACGTCAAGACTGTTCCGGCGCCTTCGCAGACAACAACTGCACAGTCAACAAGTCCCTTTTCAAGCCAAATTCGCATCATTTCCGAGGCGCCATAAGCCACAACCGGCTCAGCGTCGAAAACGCGATTGGCGCAACAAAAGCCAAAACCAGCAATCTTCATCTCAACGCTTCTGCGAACCGCCTCGGCGTCTATCTGCTTTGTGCCGTATAAGGCTTCATGAAGCGGGCAATACTCGATCAGCGGCTTGCTTAAGACTTCCACGCCTTTCTCGGAGATGCGCACACGGGTGCCGCAACAGAATATTTCATGCTCGCCCTTAACCCGCAACCCCTAGACCAGCCGAACAAGGCTAGGAGGAAGCTTTCTACTCCTTGTTTGTTGCCTCGTTGATTTGTTTCTCCATCATGTGCCCGCGACAGTAAACCAGCGCTTTCTTCACGCCTGGAACCTTTAGGGCTTCCCGTTTGATGTCCATGGCTAGCTTGAAGGCTATGGGACAGAAGGGGCTGGATGGAATAAACTCGATCTTGACGATTCCAGGCTCCTCTTCCTTGACGCTTTTTATCATGTGCATTTCAGCGAAGGTCAAGCCAGTTTCGGGGTCAACAACTTTGCCAACAGCTTCAAACACTTTACTTTCAAGCTCATTCAATTTTCAACACACTTCCAGTTTTCTAGGAATAAAGGACACGCATGATATAAAAGGTTATGGCTTTGCCATAGCCTGCCTCTTCAAGTACATTCGCCAACTTAAAGCCATGCTCTGCGGGTGAGAGGCCTTTGCCTCGTCAAGCCTTGGGACCGCTGTATTGTGTGGGGCCTTCAAAACTTTTTCCGGGCTTGTTTGGGCTTCACGGCAAATCTCGCAGACAGCCTCCACAAAGCGGTCAAGTTCCTCCTTCTCGAAGGTTTCCGTCGGCTCAATCATCAGGGCTTCCTCAACAATCAGAGGGAAGTATATGGTTGGCGCGTGAACGCCATAGTCGAGAAGCCTCTTCGCAATGTTTAGAGCTGAGACGCCCGTCTTAGCCTTTAACGGCTTAGCGCTGAAGACACACTCATGCTTTCTAGGTGTGTCCTCTCCGTACGGAAGCATCAAGCCATCAACATCCTTAAGCTTGTGTAAAACATAGTTGGCGTTTAAAACTGAAACTTCAGCCGCTTCGCGGAGCCCCTCAAAGCCTAAACTTAAAATGTAGGCATAAGCCTTCAAGAGAACAGCCACATTCCCATAAAAGCTGCGGATTTTCCCAACACTATAGGGCCTGTCGTAGTCTAGGCGGTATTGCTTACCATCAAAAACAATTCGTGGCACCGGCAGAAACTTGGCAAGCTCCTCCTTAACGCCAACAGGGCCGGCTCCGGGACCCCCGCCGCCATGGGGTGTGCCGAAGGTTTTATGGATATTTATGTGAACTATGTCGAAGCCCATGTCTCCTGGCCTAACCTTGCATAAGATGGGGTTAAGGTTCGCCCCATCATAGTATAGGAGCCCACCAGCCTCGTGGATTATTTCGGCGATTCCCTCAATGTTTTTCTCGAATATTCCAAGGGTGTTTGGATTTGTCAACATTAAACCGGCAGTTCTCTCTGAAACTGCTGCCTTCAGGGCTTCCACGTCAACGCATCCATCCCTGTCGGAGGGTATGACTACCACGTTGAAGCCGGCCATGGCGGCGCTTGCGGGATTAGTCCCATGGGCTGAATCGGGTATGAGCATGTCCCTTCTTTGATTTAGTTCGCCGTTGTGTTTGTGGTAAGCCCTTATCAACAAGGCGCCCAGAAACTCGCCGTGGGCGCCGGCTGCTGGTTGCAGGCAAACCTCCGCCATGCCCGTTATCTCCGCCAACCAACGCTCAAGCCTATAGAGGATTTCGAGGATGCCCTGCACTGTGCGCTCGTCCTGGTAGGGGTGAAGCATTCCAAGCTTCGGCGAACTCGCCAGTTCCTCGTTGATTTTTGGATTGTATTTCATGGTGCAGCTTCCAAGGGGATATAGGCCGGAATCAACGCCATAATTCATTTCAGAAAGCCTCAAGTAATGCCGCACAACCTCCGGTTCTGAAAGCTCCGGAAGTTTCGGCGGATTTTTCCGCTTCATGTTCTCGGGAATAAGCTCATTTAGGTCGCCCACCGCCGTTTTAACCGTTTCTTCGGCTTCCGGCAGTAGGCAGCCTCTTCTTCCGGTCTTTCCAAGAGTGAATATTAACGGTTCGTCCCAAGAGGCTTGCCTAAACATGCCCTTTTCGCCTCCTAACCGAAACGATCTCCCCTAGGACCTCGGCTAGAAGCCTAATCTCCGCTTCTGTGTGGATTTCCGTCACGCAGTAGAGGGCTGTTTCCCCTAGCTCCGGAAACTCTTTCGAGATGTCTTTTCCGCCGTGAATTCCCCTTCCGAGGAGGGCCTCGTGAACCTCTTGAACCCCTAAGCCGGCACCCTCAAAGTTTACAGTGAATTCTTTGAAGTGAGCCGTCTTGAAAACAGGCACCTTTAAACCCTCGATCTTTGAAAGCAGCCGCATTGCATAGTTCGCCTTATACATTATGGTTTCGCCGAGCTCCCGCAAGCCGTTCGGTCCTAGCAAAGCCAGGTAGACGGCAGCTGCCACGGCGCATAAAGCCTCGTTGGAGCAAATGTTGGAGGTAGCCCTTTCCCTGCGAATATGCTGTTCACGGGTTTGCAAGGCCATACAATAGCCATGTCTGCTCCCGTCCACCGTTGTTGTTAAGCCTATTATGCGGCCCGGCATCTGCCTAATCATGTTTGGGTCGTCGCGACATGCAAATATGCCTAGGAGCGGCCCCCCATAGTTCATGGGGTTTCCAAGGGGCTGCCCCTCCCCGACAACTATATCTGCGCCGTACTCGCCGGGCGGCTTCAAGATTCCAAGGGACGTTGGATCCACACCCACTATGAATAGTGCGCCATGGGCGTGGGCTGTTTGGCTTATTTCCTCAACCTGCGTTTCAATAAAGCCTAAATAGGATGGATTTTCTATGTAGACGGCGGCGGTTTCCCTTGAAATCTTGTTTTCCAAGTCGTTTAGGCTGAGCTGTCCAGTTTCCCGGTTATACTCCACCTCCCTCACGCTTAAGCCGGCTGGTTCAGCGTAAACATGCAGTGTCGCCTTTCTCTCCGGATGAATTATTTTTGGGACTAGGATTTCACTGCGTTTTGTGATGCGCGCCGCCATGCGGGCTGCCTCGCCGAGGGCTGAAGCCCAATCATACATGGAGCAGTTAGCCACGTCCATGGCTGTCAACTCGCAAATCATGCTCTGATATTCGAAGAGGGCTTGAAGCATGCCCTGCGAAACCTCAGCCTGATAAGGCGTATAAGCCGTTAAAAACTCGCTTCGCCGCACAATTTCCCCCACAGCAGCGGGCACATAATGGGGCCAGCA
Coding sequences:
- a CDS encoding TatD family nuclease-associated radical SAM protein; the protein is MAFKGQSSVIYWLGENLYLNITNRCPNNCYFCLKNFSRGVGGFNLKLEKEPSNAEVIAELENVINKRNWREIVFCGFGEPMERLDCVLEVSKWVKRHYGKIVKLRVDTNGQGLLINRGRNVVEELKMAGVDKVSVSLNAHNKETYNQVCRPKFENAFESILEFIEKAKKLLDVEVTVVRIPEVDIQAAEEIAKRLGVKFRVRDYIQPFW
- a CDS encoding CTP synthase translates to MTKYIFVTGGVLSSVGKGIVTSSIGKMLQARGFKVTAIKIDPYVNVDAGTMNPYMHGEVYVTEDGGETDLDLGWYERFLDLNLKRENNITTGLVYKAVIEKERRGDFLGRCVQIVPHITNEIKSRIKGMAADSDVDVVLTEVGGTVGDIEGLPFLEAIRQMRLEEGYENTLYVHVALVPILDVTKEMKTKPLQHSVNELRRIGIQPDIIVARCSQMIDSEALRKIALFGTIPENAVFCSYNVESIYQVPLILDEQGMGDFICRRLKLPERRPDYADWKKFVEAILNPEHEVKIALVGKYAGLVDSYVSMNEALRHAGAACRTRVHIHYIEAETFEKNPEKIGMLGVFDGIFVPYGFGSRGAEGKIAAIKFARENNIPFLGICFGFQLAVVEYARNVCGLEGANSTEINPNTPHPVIDLMPEQRGIELKGATMRLGAHKIVIKPGTLAHRLYGSEEILERHRHRFEVNMEYVEKLEREGLVFSGRSPDGRRMEILELPGHYFFFASQFHGEFKSRPGRPDPEYYGFVKACLDRKLGKPKPEF
- a CDS encoding HD domain-containing protein; protein product: MTREEALALVKRHVSKRNIFYHMLAVEAIMRGLARHFGEDEERWGLVGLIHDIDYEETEATPEKHSLVAEQILKEALPEELLRAIKAHNFKHTGVEPKSRMEKALIASDAISGLLVACALVMPSKKLAEVKVETVAKKFKDKDFARGAERDRILLCEEIGIPREKFFEIALNALKEIAAGIGL
- a CDS encoding lysylphosphatidylglycerol synthase transmembrane domain-containing protein; translation: MVSTKPTITWKTVILPLIGIIAFLVYLYLFQVDIPEIIATIQAADALIYSIAALLIFVDTLLYAMAWRTLLTHLSVKLSVLRSYLYVWYGTFMDLIIPAESISGEISRAYLIMREQGNDVGGKVVASLVAHRLISMSVGLTTLVVGVGLLLAEAGLDSLVFNLSLFLAGITAFFLALILLLCVKKEWTLKVIHQILGFAERVSRGRWKLEKFKEDVAKAAEMFHDSMKEFRHSPRIIAASTLLSSLSWLFCLAISYMVFLAIKFPAGFRLWSIILVTQSIVNAVRSIPVGVPFEVGLPEITMTTLYAVLGVPLQVSATVTILTRLLTVWLRFFVGFIVQQWVEVQAVKASLKNVEGKG
- the rimI gene encoding ribosomal protein S18-alanine N-acetyltransferase yields the protein MPITIEDASIKHLDRLYEIEMECFKKEAFTRQQIARLLQNSNSISLVAKENGNIIGFIIGALSMENGNLVGHILTIDVAPSHRRKGVGIRLLQEIEKIFKSRQVKICRLEAREDNIAALNLYQKLGYKRVGKLKYYYGNAHGILLEKTLL
- a CDS encoding DNA-binding protein produces the protein MVEGRVGRIIFYRLGTGEDLIEAIKERAEKSGVRAGLLFAIGSLERATLGYYREGEYKVIRLDGPLEIVSCIGNIALDEKGEMVIHAHIVATNEKGEAFGGHLMQGSLVGATAELAIIEALDVNLKRFFDEKTRLRLLDL
- a CDS encoding helix-hairpin-helix domain-containing protein, whose amino-acid sequence is MRSDYALYTVAIIFFIITGIVCLHSVEYRELWIITTAVLGLFFAGMGYTQRPKTAKTTTLETSPTAMLATPPTTTITAQEKPIEAAPTKTLDLTDVKGIGAKRAEQLKALGIISLEDLAKASAEELASKLKISPKITKKWIEEAKGLLEK
- a CDS encoding NADP-dependent malic enzyme, coding for MCSTGKEERKPTVEELLAKAKKPSQLAPPMHKFYEGKVQVMPKCAIRSYEDFAIWYTPGVAAPCREIQANPEKVFELTNRWNYVAVVSDGTRVLGLGDIGPEAAMPVMEGKALLFKYLGGVDAFPICLKTKDPDEIVRACELLEPSFGGINLEDIEKPKCFYVLEEARKRLQIPVWHDDQQGTATVILAGLINAFKIVGKNPKESLITLIGAGAANIRTAYVLIRWGVKPGNIIMVDTKGIIHAGREDLSKEADPWKYELAQITNAEGRTGDISKAFKGVDAVVAASKPGPGTIKKGWVASMADNAIVFACANPIPEIWPWEAKEAGARIVATGRSDFPNQVNNSLGFPAIFRGVLDVRAKTVTDDMCIAAAEELAKFAEERGIHEDDILPRMEEWEVFPREAVACALKSIEQGVARIKLSRQELYERAVAIIKNARESLEALMKAGLIRQPPSEEELLKSYKT